A single Inediibacterium massiliense DNA region contains:
- a CDS encoding HutD family protein yields MSYEIELIRRDQLEVSKWSGGTTTQLAIFPKDAIYSERNFKWRLSSAKVEVEESVFTSLPNINRIIMIIEGELILEHEGHHRSILKSFNQDRFSGSWKTKSFGKVIDFNLMMNESCEGELEAIHLEKEQSNIISFDNKKEFSQNVQAIYCVNGQIKIKISADDMITLYEGDIVLITPKDDFSDLNFKIYNEENRKADLIRASISY; encoded by the coding sequence ATGTCATATGAAATTGAATTAATCAGAAGAGATCAGCTTGAAGTTTCAAAATGGTCAGGTGGGACTACAACTCAACTTGCAATTTTTCCAAAGGATGCCATATATAGTGAACGCAATTTTAAATGGCGCTTAAGCTCAGCAAAGGTGGAGGTAGAAGAATCTGTTTTCACATCACTTCCTAATATTAATAGGATTATTATGATTATTGAAGGAGAGCTGATATTAGAGCATGAAGGTCATCATAGAAGTATTTTAAAATCATTTAATCAAGATCGCTTTAGTGGGAGCTGGAAAACAAAAAGTTTTGGAAAAGTGATAGATTTTAATTTGATGATGAATGAAAGTTGTGAAGGTGAATTAGAGGCTATACATCTGGAGAAAGAACAATCTAATATCATTTCTTTTGATAATAAGAAGGAATTTTCACAAAACGTTCAAGCTATATATTGTGTCAATGGACAAATAAAAATAAAGATTTCGGCTGATGATATGATTACTTTGTATGAAGGCGATATTGTTTTGATAACACCTAAAGACGATTTTAGTGACCTGAATTTTAAAATATATAATGAAGAAAATAGAAAGGCTGATTTGATTAGAGCTAGTATATCCTATTAA
- a CDS encoding DNA-binding protein yields MDYITTKEAAKNWGITDRMVVYHCSAGRIKGAKKMGNTWLVPIDAEKPPDRRYRSSKVKDGENK; encoded by the coding sequence GTGGATTATATAACGACAAAAGAAGCAGCGAAAAATTGGGGAATTACAGACAGAATGGTAGTGTACCATTGCTCTGCTGGACGGATTAAGGGAGCTAAAAAAATGGGAAATACATGGCTTGTTCCGATTGACGCTGAAAAACCGCCTGACAGACGATACAGGAGCAGTAAAGTAAAGGATGGTGAAAATAAATGA